The Flavobacterium commune genome contains a region encoding:
- a CDS encoding TetR/AcrR family transcriptional regulator, translated as MKTDFNEKQIQILLIAETLFAENGFEGTSIRTIAKEAEINVAMVSYYFGSKEKLLEALIVYRTSDLKIQIENLSVEDLDPIEKIDKLIELYVNRIRCNKGIYRILHFEFATEEKEDKLKVLNEVRDRNLKSLETIIREGQQKGIFRKDVIIPLIPPTIMGTFFHFSMNKAYFKKLLALETDEDFENYIQTKFKTHIQQTIKALLIYES; from the coding sequence TTGAAAACTGATTTTAACGAAAAGCAAATTCAAATTCTTCTGATAGCAGAAACGCTATTTGCCGAGAATGGATTCGAGGGAACTTCGATTAGAACGATAGCTAAGGAGGCCGAGATTAATGTCGCGATGGTTTCCTATTATTTTGGTTCGAAAGAAAAATTATTAGAAGCATTGATTGTTTATCGAACTTCTGATTTAAAAATTCAAATAGAAAATCTATCTGTTGAAGATTTAGACCCTATTGAAAAAATTGACAAACTGATTGAACTGTACGTCAACCGTATTAGATGCAATAAAGGGATTTACAGAATCTTACATTTTGAATTTGCAACAGAAGAAAAAGAGGATAAATTGAAAGTTCTGAACGAAGTAAGGGATCGAAATTTAAAATCATTGGAAACTATAATTCGGGAAGGACAACAAAAAGGTATTTTCAGAAAAGATGTTATCATTCCACTGATTCCTCCCACAATTATGGGTACATTTTTCCACTTTAGTATGAATAAAGCTTATTTCAAAAAACTGTTGGCTTTAGAAACCGACGAAGATTTCGAAAATTATATCCAAACAAAATTTAAAACGCACATCCAACAAACAATAAAAGCACTTCTAATATATGAAAGCTAG
- a CDS encoding 2'-5' RNA ligase family protein has product MDLVAHYNQLFTESAEAISNNNYVIDPKIDAENDNRFGITLLIRPPESIKNKIQSFLNELKKEDTAQYYYPNSDMHITVLSIISCHDGFSLSQINPSAYIAVIHENLIHLKNLEINLNGITASNSTIMIQGFPTNESLNSFRDSLRKAFKKTNLEQSIDSRYTLFTAHISVCRFRKHITDTTKLVSLLEKYRNEDFGKFAVNQLELVYNDWYQRKEKTQLLHQFRIQK; this is encoded by the coding sequence ATGGATTTAGTTGCTCATTACAATCAATTGTTTACCGAATCGGCAGAGGCAATTTCGAATAATAATTATGTAATAGACCCTAAAATTGATGCAGAAAACGACAATCGTTTTGGGATTACTTTACTCATTCGCCCCCCGGAATCAATAAAAAATAAGATTCAGTCGTTTTTAAACGAACTTAAGAAAGAGGATACTGCTCAATATTATTATCCCAATTCGGATATGCACATCACCGTTTTATCTATCATTTCCTGTCATGACGGTTTTTCTTTAAGTCAAATCAATCCTTCTGCATATATTGCTGTCATCCATGAAAATTTAATTCACTTGAAGAATTTGGAAATTAATCTAAACGGAATTACAGCTTCCAATTCGACCATTATGATTCAAGGATTTCCAACGAATGAGAGTCTAAATTCATTTCGGGATTCGCTTAGAAAAGCATTCAAAAAAACTAATTTGGAACAAAGTATCGATAGTCGTTATACCTTATTTACTGCTCACATTAGTGTTTGTCGCTTTAGAAAACATATTACCGATACGACAAAACTCGTTTCTTTATTGGAAAAATACCGCAACGAGGATTTTGGAAAATTTGCAGTAAACCAACTCGAATTAGTCTATAATGACTGGTACCAAAGAAAAGAAAAAACGCAACTTTTGCATCAGTTTAGGATTCAAAAATAA